The segment CTGCCCCATCCCCCTGGCCTCGGATATCTGATGTGGCTCCTTCTGAGGATTTCTGTGCCATGATATTGTCTGTCCACGATGCTCCTGTCTGTCCATCACCAGCAAAATTACATTTGGTCACTGTTCCAGCCTCAAGTTTTGCTAGAGAGCCTATGAAAGGACTATCACCCTGGGTTTTCAGACGAATTTCTGCACCTAGCTCCAGCTCAATCTTCTCCATCTCAGTCTCTGGAATCCAAAATGCCAGTGTCTGGTCCGGAGTGTGACTTCCTGTCACTGCAAGCAACTCTGGCTTTTCCATGAGCCCCTTCAACTCCGTGGGCGAGAGTCTGTCCGTATCACCTTTGGCTTCCACTTTATATGAGGACATGAGGTAGCCCGTGTTCACCTTCCTGGTGCTGCTGAAGTTTGGTTCTATTTCATTCCCCTTGGAGTCAAATTTGCGTCGATGGATGCGAGTGGGTCTGACGTACAGCACATAGTAACGTTCCTTTTTGCCATTGGCATCAGAGATGTTATGACGAGAAACGTCAACCAGTTCTCCCTCCAGAAGGATTCCATTTCCCCGCTGGTGCGCAGCCGGGTCCCAAGAGCCGGGCAGCCGAGTGCTGTGCACCGCCTTGTTCCGGAGGGCACTGTCGTGATAGATGCGGCTCATCGGGATAGAGGATGGAATGAATCACaaatttttaatgaacaaaaataaacccAACCTCTTATTCTCTATATCGGACCTGTATAGCACCCCAAAAGATTTCAGGTGGCTATCACCTGACATGTGGCAAGCAatcatcatcagtctgtctctagtctaacctatctgtaGCCCTAAgaagtttattttaattttggcccatACCTACTTTCAAATTGTGCAGGTCTGCTCTGTATCTTCAACACTGTCTTTGCAGTCGAATATTAAggaaatcaaaagacaaaaggaagttgcAATTAAGTGGAAAGATGATTTTACAAAGTACAGTATGTTGAAAAATGTGGTTCAAGTTTAATAGAAATAGAAGAGTTCAAAGGTGATTTTATACTAGCAAGAAAATTATATGTCAAAAATATTCTGAAGAAGAGAATCCAGAAGTGTTGCATATAGTTAGAACTAgaactaacttttttttttttaacagggcaatcagggttaagtgacttgcccagggtcaaacagctaataagcatcaagtgtctgagaacagatttgaactcaggtcctctttacTCCAGTACTAGTGTTCTATCCAATTCTCTACCAAGCTGTCCCATGCCAAAGTCCTTAAACATTAAAACTGATTCCATCTTaatgaaaaggaaacaattaGATACTGATGAAGAAATACCAACTAAGGTAAGTCTTAAAATCATCACcaaattaaaggaaaagaaaatgatgagagTATAGAATACATAGATTAATAAGTTGAATCTGACATATTCAAACTAGTCAGTGAAAATGAAAAAGGCAAGTATATTAACCAGGAATATAAACATTTCCTCTAAAACGTTAACTTCTATAAAGCAATTAGCACACCAAGAAGTTCAAAAGAGCTTAGAGAGATCCATGACAATTAATCACTTGATTTCCTGAccaagaggaaaaagagggggcAGCCAAGAGCCACACTAGTttagaatgcaaactcttctTAAGCACTACAGAGGAGGGTGAAAATTACCATTACCATAATCTCACAAAATTTGAAGAGCAGTGAAGACAAGCAAATCTTTTTAAACATTGTGAAACCCAACCAATTCAGTAGAAAGCATTCACAGATGAAATTACCAAGACAATAAATACTTGGAAAATGTTACAGACTTACTTGCTTATGGTCCTATGATGAGTTATTCTCACCATCAGTGAAAACTGGACACAGCCTATTTGGATTCTAATTACTTGGCTTCTAATATCCTATACCAGAAAGTAGAAATGGCAATAAAGAAGAcgaagtaaagaaaaataaacctaCAACTGTACCAAGTAGACACTGAAATAATTCATACTAATGTTGCAccaattttgaaaatattaaagaatgTTTTCACAAGAtaggtgagggagagaaagatgagaaaaatactttttaaaaaatatgaaataatggcacaatagataaagcaccaggtctggaataaggaagacctgagttcaaatccagtgctaCTGTCTCATCAAATTATCATTCTAACGAACATTCACAATAACAAGAAAGATAGGAGAAAAAGACAATTATCCAATATTAGTACTAAACACATATGGACCAAACATACAGCATCtaattcataaaggaaaacttaTGTGACTTGCAAATATATACACTCTTCTATAGGACACATAATAATTGTAGATAAGCGTAATGAACTGGATAgttgtaatataaatatatcttcCAGGTTGAAACACCAAAGAGTACATTTATTTCTTAGCACTAGATGGTGTCTTTAGGAAAACAGAAACGCACTGTGACACaatgaaattacaaataaatgtttaaaagaacAGAAATACTAAACACTTGTTTATtgaatgtaatgcaataaaaatagtatttgatataaagaaaacaaaaaatataaagaaatctaCATGTAAACTTAGCAATCACATTctgaatgagtcaaagaacaaatcattgtAATAATTACTAACAATGTGAAAGAATGACAACCATGAGATGTCATACCTGGGATGCAAGCAAAACAGTCctcaatggaaaaataatatgtaaaaacattcaataacaaaaatagaaaaggacgGGAAAAATGAactaagaataaatttaaaaatttgaaaaatcaacaaataaaagaAACCTAAAATAGTTACAAAATGGAAAATCTcagaattaagaaaacaatatttaaaatCGGAAGCAAAAAGACTACAGACAgaacaaacaaaactgaaagcaaattctgtgggggaaaaaataataatctttacTTAGCTTAATCaaagaaatgggaatgataaaattgttaatttaaaaataacaatagtaataagatgaaatttcagcaaatagaaaagaaagaaaaagaatcataagAATCTATGTAGTCATCTTCTAACAAACCAGAATTTAAGAGAAATAatagatttttcaaaaaatataattaacagagtacaaaataaaaatcttatgcatatatatatacacatacatacatacatatatatgtgtacacacacacacacagacacacacacacacacacacacatatatatatatatatatatatatatatatatatatatatatatatatatatatagctcaTGTCTTGACTGCCAAATGCTTCACACAACCCCTCATGATTCATTTTACTACTTGGCCATCTTTTCACAAGTAACCTCGCTGTATCTTATCACTTCCTTCGACTATGCCTTGCCTGCATTTTTCAGTTTGggaactaaaaacaaacaagaaaatctCTCTCCATTTCACTCCCCTGTATCTTCTTGCACTATCATTTTAAACCAAAATACCCCTCTAACCCCCACTCCTCTTTGTGTGTTGCCTTATCCTATTAGAATTCAAACCCTAGAGGGAGGGAACTATCTTCTTTTGGTAGTTATGTCTTCCCAAATTTCCAAGCTGCTTGGCATataacaagtacttaataaatgtatttttattcatttacttataAAATCAATAGATAAAGAAACAACCTTTGGTCAAGTACAAAACTCATATAGGTTAAAAACCCTACTAAACGTCTGCCTAGAAAGGCCATTTTTTTACTCGATAAAAATATATATCCAAAACTAAATGTTAACATTGCTTTCATTTGGGAAACACTTGAAGAGTTTTCCATAAATACAGAGTAAATTAAGGATGTATTCTTTCCTCAGTATTATTTGCAATAGCTCTAAACATATTAGAAacagcaataagaaaagagagaaaaggtgcAGAAAATGACAATTAATACAAAATTTTCTCTGTAGAAAGCATTaagaagataataaaagaaagaatggacaattaaaattttgttacataaaaaatattttgctcaaTAAAATAAATGTCTTTAGGTCACCaggaaaaaatattgaacagaGAAAGGATCTTcgatattataattattaaacaGTTCAAATAAAGATTAGTTACAAATTATTTATATGcaaatgcatataaatatatcagAATAATGGTTATTCCCCATAGATAAATCTAAGGTTATAAATTAACAGTTCTTAAACAACAAGAATTGAAAAGTTAATAAACATATGAAAGATTGCTTCAGATAGCTAAAAGTAATAGAAATCCAATTCAAAAGAACTTTGACGTTTTGTTTCACAGCCAAAAAATAGTTAACTGGGTCTTCACTGCAACAGtataatctttttcttcttcttttttttatagcTCCCTAATCATTTTGTTATCTCAATCACCACAGTGAttattccaaatctttttttttatctctttcagttCTCTCCCTCTACCATCTTCAAGACTAAGGACTTTTCCTCATACTTCATTTAGTTCGTTAGCCtccctctgcttccctcctcatttcaGATCACTCAGATATCTTTCCTTTACTATCTCCTTTTGCAAAACTTTTCTTTGCCAAGGCAAATTCCTTATGCCACCTCATCTTCTTTAGCATAGTATCTGTCCTCTCCATCATTCCACTCTCTCATTTGTACTTATGTTTTTCTTACCTATGTGCTGCCTACTTCCAAGCATCTTCCAAATATGCCCATATCTTCATATTccttaaagcaaaataaaatctcGCAATTAATTTAACCATATGCACTAGCTACTGTGCCAAGGTAGTTCTCCATCTTTTCACTTTATTCAAAACTTTTTGCTGATTGACTTCCATGCTCAGATTTCAGATTAAACTACACTCTCCAAAGTTATGAATGATCTCTTAATCGCCaaatttgatgatttttttattctcaatctttttctttcttgacctttcttcAGGTTTgtgacctttgacactgttgatcacttttCCACcaatattctttcctctctaaGATTCTACTACAGAGAGTGGCATCTCTTGGTTCTTTGATCACTCTTTTTCAGTATGCCTCCTGAAACTTTTCTGTGCCATACCCCTAATCATGAGTGTCTCACAAGGCTTATTACTGGGCCCTCTTCTTCTGTTTTGTTATGTGATTTTGCTTGATTATCTCATTATCTCCCTTAGGTTTGAATATTTTCTCTGTTCAAATGATTAACAGAATTATTTGTTATCCAGCCCCAATCTTTATTCTGAGTTTCATTCCCACAACACCCATTTCCTTTTGGGCATTTGAAATTGTATgttccatagacatctcaaaaccaacatgtccaaaatagagaTCATTATCTCCCCCAAGCCTTCCTCTCTTCCAAAGGTCCCCATTATTATTGAGAAAACCACCATCCTTTGGGTTAACTAGGCTTATAACTTTAGTGTCATCTTCAACTTCTCCCTCTCATTCTAACCACATAGAGAATCTGTGTTCAAGTCTTGTCCATCCTATCTTCACAACATCCATAATATCTGTCCCCCCTTTCGCTCCTCTCAGAGTTGACATCTttgtacaggccctcatcacctcttacctgaactattgtaatagcttgctatttggtctctctgcctcaatctCTTCCCACTCTGATGCATACTCTGTTCATTTTTCAGTGTTATCTTCCTGATATAGATCTGGCTATGTCACCTTCGTACTAAGTAAACTTCAGCGGTTCTCTGTTATTTCTAGGATTAAAACCCAACCATTTTCTAACTTCTCAGTATTCTAACATTACTTCCTTCCATGCTGCAGAAATATTGTCTCTCTTGCTCTTCCTTTGCACTTTTTCACTGGCTGACCACAAAGACTGaaatgctctgcctcctcattCCCCTCTACTGGTATGCCTGGTATCCTTCAATACCCAATTCAAGTCTCACCTTCTTCACAAGATTTTTCCCGAGTCCTCTCTATTGAACTCCCCCGAACTGCTGatacctttcctctgagattatttcctatttacattGTAcacatcatatacatacatatttgtttgtatattgtctcccacattggaatgtgagctccttgaggacagaattttttttctttcctttgtatcttcagatCTTAGTCTACTTTCTAGTATATAGTAAGTGGTTAGgaagtatttgttgactgacaaaGATGGGGGGAAAGCTGGCAACTGGGCTATGAACACAAAGGCACACTAACATGCTGTAGTTAAAGCTATAAAATAATCCAACTACTTTGGAAGGTAACTTAAACTTATGCTTTAAAATGCTTGTAGATGACTATACTCTTTGACCTAAAGACAACACTTTGCAGACGTcatacataataatatatttattatattatattatgttaatagtagcacttttttgtgatagcaaagataTGAAAACACTGTAGATATCACCAACCAAGGATGATGAAACAAATTTTGTGCCTGAATATAATGCCAAGTTATTTGCTTAAGAAGTGAGGACtatgagaaattcaaagaatcataGTAACACAAGTGCACatttcaaattgttcttatctCTAAATACAAAGGCATTCACTGGCTTGTCTTGGTTGTACAGATTAGCAAATAAAGAAGTGACTACATGGCTGATAATATAAAGGGTACATTTCCCCCTGGCCTTCTTCCCTGCCAAAGGCATGGTCAATAATTGTCAGTAAAAGTAGTCTTCACAGAAGTCCCTTCAGGTCTTGAAGTGTCCCTGCATTTTCAATAGGTGAGAGAAGACACTATCTTTTGAGTTATGTGGTTCAGTAGATGTGAGAAACCTACAGAATTAGATAATATAATCCTGGCACATTCTTTGAGGGAGACCTTTTCCTAACAGGTGGTTGTTTGCCTGGGAATAAACCATCATTATCCTGAGATTATCATCTGAATTGAATTGCTTGTGTCTGCCCTATGACCTGCCTCAATTCCCAGCCTACCACTTGTGAGAAAATGCAAATAAACTGAATAAACTATAAAGGGAACAAAACCTGGAAAAATGATAAAGTAATTACAGCAATGAAATGGAAAGAGTACCAAAATACAATTGAGTTCTGCTTGATTATAGTGATTGAACTTGACCTTtgagaagaattaaaaataatgtggaaggaaagggaagggaataagcattgatATGAAGCTTACCATGTCATCAGTGGGGTGAAAcatggctgtgtgcttgctcccatgctttttagccaTGTTTTCACATGCCTTCAATGAGattgaacacagcatcaaggtcaactactgtactgatggcaagttcttcaatatgaaaaggctacaagccaagacaaaagtggagggaatactggtgcatgattttctctttgcagatgattgtgcactcaatgcagcctctgaagttgagatgcctcaaagtatggatcaattctctgctgtgtGTGCTAAtattggcctaataatcaacaccaagaaaacacaggtgcatGATGAGCCACTACCACACCATACATATGTGGAAcaattggttacaacaaatggagaaattttggatgctgtgcataagttcacttactttggtagtgtactttccagggatgtacacgttgacaaaAAGATTGATGCACTCATtcccagagctagttcagtgtttgggaggttatgaagaaaagtttgggagagaagaggtactaAATGGACTACCAAATTGAAAGTCTAcaaagctgttgtgctgacctcattgctttTTGCCTGCAAAACATTAACAGTCTACTagtgccataccaggaaactgaatcacttccatttaaacagtcttagaaaaattctgaacatcacctgtcaggataaggcaccagacactgaggtccttacttgaactaaactgccaaacattcagagagcttcagagagggcaactctgatggactggccattttgtttgaatgcaaaatgtatacttgccaaaagattattttatggagatttCACATGGGGCAGACAATCATATGGTGgtgagaagtgatacaaggaccctctcaaggtctctctcaagaactttggatttgattgtgtgatatgggagacattcacacaggaccactcagcatagtgtgcccacatttgctgtatgagcaaagcagaattgaaacagcacaaaggacacataggatgcacaaatttggagtaactacCCCAAAAGTTCAtatagactatctgtgcccaacctgtggtagaccacatattggtctgatcacccacagtcatacacactgaaacttcactttatcatggtgatgttattttggtcctttttcgaaaatgaaggacaacaaccaaccaatcaggtgccaagtactgtgttaaggattttatatatcttatctcatttgatcctcaaacaacCCTGGAAAGAAGTGTTCTTATTAaaaccattttacagttgaggaaactaaggcagtcaGACATTAAGTAACTTAGTCAGTATCACATGGCTATCAAGAGTCTGAGTTGGAAATGAAACTCAAGTGTTCATAATTCTAGACCCAGAATTCCATCGGTATGGAATATCTCACATACTGTCAGAACCATTCAACATATTGGCTGTCTTTGCTtagctttttttcctgttttattaaTAAATGATGATTGCTGGTTAGGGGAAAGGGATAAAgttattcagaaatgaaaatgatattttaaaaaaggatcaattaaaataaaaaaatgaaaatacctgAAATATACACATTGCAATATTTACAAATTGCAATACTTAATGAGACACTAATACGTAGGTATATTTATTGACTTTTCTTAATGACCCTTAATTACTCTAAGTCTAACAAATCTAACTCTGATTTTACTTCAGACATGAATAAAATTGACACTCTGAATAACAATGTTATGACATGTGTTTATTTATAGGGGACTTTCAGAAAATGATCATAAGACCCTGAATGGCAGTTTCTCTCCAATCTTTTCTCTAGGAAGACATACTTcatgaaaagaaccaggagagcattgtacacagtaacagaaaaattatgtgatgatcaactgtgatggACTTATATCTTCTCAGCAGTAAAATGAtcagagacaattaaaaaaatcttcacgatgaaaaatgctaaccacattcAGACAATGAACTATGAAGTTTGAATACATATTAAAGCTTACTGTATTCAcgtgcttttttttgtttttctctttcttgtgtttttcatttttgtcctgatTCTGAttttacaatataactaatatagaaatatatttaaagtgcttgTTCACTTATAATCTTTATAAGTTTGCTTGCTGTCTTGAAGAGGGGATAGGGAAGacggggagggagaaaagtttggaactcaaaatcttacaaaaatgaatgctgaaaactatatttacatgtaattggaaaaaagaaaatagtattaaatgcttaaaaagagcatgcttcataatttcttgaaaacaacTTATTAGAAAAAAGTCCCATTTTATTTTTGCACATTTGACATTTGTTtggcatttgtcatttaccttataaccaagaaggaaaaaaagaaaatatctcagTATCAATTTGACTTGTGCAAAGTATCTGTGATTCTATTCTTCTAACTAGCATTTTATTGGCCAGTTAGCTTCCAACCTAGTACTTCTGTTGAAGAAGTTCCCCAACAACTAGCACTATACCTTCTAATAATAACTTCATCAATTTACAGGTTTTATTGATATTAACTATAGAAATTTCCCCTAAAGTTTTATAGTCATGACTGCCATACATGGGCCTTTGTTgtcattgctatttttattaaatgGAGTTTCCCTTTCCAATGACCATATCATATAAAACACATTTGAACAGAAAAGGTTTGAAAAtggatataaaattattttttccacatTTAAGTCACCTGAAACATCAAAACATGAGTGAGCAGGTACCCAGATCTTTGTTAATTGATGAGTACAAAACTCCATCCCTAaattcatctcttcctcctttttaaaattaagtaataAGAAGAAGGTGTTAAAGAATCAGTCATTTATGTTTTGATACTGGTAGCTGATTTGCTGATCTCTTACAACTTCCTTGGCATACACATGCTGAGTTgtgtttttcttcagcattgtggAAAAAGCAATACTAACCCTTTATAGAGAGTGATTGCTTATGGATCCAGGCATAAGACCATAAGGGAAAacacaatgaaggaaaaaaatgctgagatgaagaaagtactttgaaaaacaaCATGTAAAAGATAAACATCCAATGATCcagtttttcattaaaaataaaaatgcatgagGTACTGTGTAAGCATTATAATTTAAAAAGCTAATATTTGTTTATAAAACTGCCCAAATGGAAATTGAGTACAGAATATTAAACTTGCAGACTAGGTAGGAGATATGGAGAATGTGTTCCCTTAAGTTCTTAACAAAAAGAGGAGAATTACAGTGcattatgataaataatacagTAGAACATCTTTATTAATAGAAAACAAAGATTAGTGAAGATTAGCATGTACATTAGAGATTGTATTGACTTCTATCCTATGTGGTTACAGTTTAAGGAACATGTCTCCCTCTTCCTCGATAGTTTCCACATTTTATCCATCACAGAAGagtgttatttccttcttaataTCTCTCCCATACATATTATCCATTTCATTTCCACTACTATCACTCTGAGTTAGCTCCTTATCACAATATAGATAAGATTTTTGCAATCTTTCGTGTTCAAAATCCTTCTATAATTCTTCTTTGTGTACTGAATAAACTTAAAATTTCTTCTTCGTTACTAAGGCACTCAATAATCTGATTACATCTTTCTGTTCTAGACTTTTGTCTCACTAGTTCCTTTACAAATAATTTGATCTATTAAAAAACAACagcaggcagagccaagatggtggaatagaaggatGTACATATattagttcttcccccacagctcataaaatacctgtgaagaaagactttcaacaaattctagagcagcagaagacacagaacaacagagtgcaggagatttccagcccagcgtgacctgaaaggccaatgggaaatgTCTGTCTCACCAGACACAAAGTGgaccccagcccagccttggccttgcAGCACAGCAATGGGAGGAGAACCTTGGCAGGCTTTGGGAGTGGAATTCCCAGCGGGTTTTTTCAACCAACCAAGAGGTGAGAAGGGTCTtctcatagctctggcctcaggcagtgacTGCAGAGGCTACATTGGGCAGTAGCACCTctcacagcagcctgcatccattgttggatcatgaaatccctgggggaattgagcagtttaCCTGAATATCAGCCTCCAGTGCTGGCTTCGTGGAACTGGAAGCCAGATGGCTGCGGAGAGGAAACTATTACTCACAGActtgggcacaaaagtttcttgttgctcccagaccaatgtaCATGCTtgaccttggaggaactgagatcttacagctccccagagtataccctactcttcacaaaggacccaaaagccaagtaactggttgagaaaatgccccaaaaaggggaaaaaatgactatagaaggttactttcttggtgaacagatgtcttctcctatcctttcagatgaggaataacaatgcttaccatgaagaaagacataaaagtcaaggattctgtat is part of the Notamacropus eugenii isolate mMacEug1 chromosome 3, mMacEug1.pri_v2, whole genome shotgun sequence genome and harbors:
- the LOC140531615 gene encoding arpin-like, coding for MSRIYHDSALRNKAVHSTRLPGSWDPAAHQRGNGILLEGELVDVSRHNISDANGKKERYYVLYVRPTRIHRRKFDSKGNEIEPNFSSTRKVNTGYLMSSYKVEAKGDTDRLSPTELKGLMEKPELLAVTGSHTPDQTLAFWIPETEMEKIELELGAEIRLKTQGDSPFIGSLAKLEAGTVTKCNFAGDGQTGASWTDNIMAQKSSEGATSDIRGQGDGAEDDEWDD